AAGATAAATTTAATTCAATCTATAAAGATGGAATTACATCCTTTAATATAACAGATGCAATAGCTGAATATGAAAAAACTCTTATTACTCCAAATGCTCCTTTTGACAGATATTTAAGAGGTGAAAAGAATGTTATCTCAAAAGAGACAAAAGAGGGGTATGAACTCTTTAAAAATCAAGGTTGTATAGCTTGTCATCATGGAATAAATGTTGGAGGTAATTTATATGCTAAGTTTGGAGTTATCTCACAACTTCAAAGTGATTCAAAAGGAAGATTTGAAGTAACTAAAAACGAATTAGATAAATACTATTTTAAAGTTCCAACTTTAAGAAATATAGAATTAACTGCTCCTTATTTACATGATGGAAGAATTGATAATTTAGAAGAAGTTGTAAAATTTATGGCACATTATCAGTTGGGAAAATCTTTAAGTCAAGATGATGTAAATAAAATAGTCTTATTCTTAAAATCTTTAACAGGTGAAATAAAAAACTATGAATAAATTTATAAAAAGAGTTTCTAAATATATTGATTTAGGTTTGATTTTTCTATTTTTGTTTATAGTTGTACTTTTTTTATTTATATATAATTTAACTCAAATAAATTCAAAAATAAAAAAATTTAACTACTATTTGATTACTATAAATAG
The genomic region above belongs to Arcobacter ellisii and contains:
- a CDS encoding cytochrome-c peroxidase, whose translation is MAKEPITPIPLEVKVDTKKANLGKELFFDTILSKDDTISCHSCHLLNQGGDDNSQFSLGIDNKRGNINAPTVLNSTFNFVLFWNGRAKNLQEQALGPITNPIEMGHSFEELITKLEKTKYKDKFNSIYKDGITSFNITDAIAEYEKTLITPNAPFDRYLRGEKNVISKETKEGYELFKNQGCIACHHGINVGGNLYAKFGVISQLQSDSKGRFEVTKNELDKYYFKVPTLRNIELTAPYLHDGRIDNLEEVVKFMAHYQLGKSLSQDDVNKIVLFLKSLTGEIKNYE